A stretch of the Alnus glutinosa chromosome 6, dhAlnGlut1.1, whole genome shotgun sequence genome encodes the following:
- the LOC133871356 gene encoding glucose-1-phosphate adenylyltransferase large subunit, chloroplastic/amyloplastic-like: MDSCSATLTGNAHPVKFGREGIRNMGSGMWGESMRGCLKSRDLRTQFLKNSKSESSRVTKFKPGVAYSVLTDINKEALTFQAPLFASPKADPKNVASIILGGGAGTRLFPLTSRRAKPAVPIGGCYRLIDIPMSNCINSGIKKIFILTQFNSFSLNRHLARTYNLGNGVNFGDGFVEVLAATQTPGEAGKKWFQGTADAVRQFIWVFEDAKNKSIEHILILSGDHLYRMDYMDFLQKHIDTNADITVSCVPMDESRASDYGLMKIDNTGRIIQFSEKPKGPDLKAMEVDTTVLGLSEQDARKNPYIASMGVYVFRTDVLLKLLRWSYPSCNDFGSEIIPSAVREHNVQAYLFNDYWEDIGTIKSFFDSNLALTEQPPKFDFNDPKTPFYTSPRFLPPTKVEKCRILDAIVSHGCFLRECSVEHSIVGVRSRLEYGVELKDTMMMGADYYQTESEIASLVAEGKVPIGVGQNTKIRNCIIDKNAKIGRNVVIANGDDIQEGDRPEEGFFIRSGITVILKNATIKDGMVI; the protein is encoded by the exons ATGGATTCTTGCTCTGCGACACTCACGGGCAATGCTCATCCAGTCAAATTTGGCAGAGAAGGAATTAGGAATATGGGTTCGGGGATGTGGGGTGAGAGTATGAGGGGATGCCTAAAGAGCAGGGACTTGAGAACCCAATTCTTGAAGAATTCGAAGAGTGAAAGCAGCCGGGTTACGAAGTTTAAGCCCGGTGTTGCCTACTCTGTGCTCACAGATATCAACAAAGAGGCGCTG ACATTTCAGGCACCACTTTTTGCGAGTCCAAAAGCAGACCCCAAAAATGTAGCTTCCATTATATTGGGTGGAGGTGCTGGAACTCGCCTATTTCCTCTTACCAGCAGAAGAGCGAAGCCTGCG GTTCCAATTGGAGGGTGTTACAGGCTGATCGATATCCCAATGAGTAATTGCATCAACAGTGGCATAAAGAAGATATTCATATTGACGCAGTTTAACTCATTTTCCCTCAACCGTCACCTTGCTCGCACATATAATCTTGGGAATGGTGTTAATTTTGGAGATGGGTTTGTGGAG GTTTTAGCTGCCACTCAAACACCGGGAGAAGCAGGGAAGAAATGGTTCCAGGGAACAGCAGATGCTGTGAGGCAATTTATATGGGTCTTTGAG GATGCCAAGAACAAGAGTATTGAGCATATATTGATACTGTCAGGTGATCATCTCTACAGAATGGACTATATGGATTTTTTGCAG AAGCATATTGACACAAATGCTGATATTACAGTTTCGTGTGTGCCCATGGATGAGAG CCGTGCTTCAGATTATGGATTGATGAAAATTGACAACACAGGACGTATTATTCAATTCTCCGAGAAGCCAAAGGGGCCTGACCTGAAAGCAATG GAAGTTGACACAACTGTTCTAGGGCTTTCTGAGCAAGATGCTAGGAAAAATCCTTACATTGCATCAATGGGTGTTTATGTATTTAGAACTGATGTCCTACTAAAGCTATTGAGATGGAGCTACCCTTCATGCAATGACTTCGGTTCTGAAATTATTCCTTCGGCTGTGAGGGAGCACAACGTACAA GCATACTTATTCAACGATTACTGGGAGGACATTGGAACTATAAAGTCCTTTTTCGATTCCAACTTGGCACTGACAGAACAG CCTCCAAAGTTTGACTTCAATGATCCAAAGACACCTTTCTACACATCACCTAGATTCTTGCCGCCTACTAAAGTTGAAAAGTGCAGG ATTTTGGATGCAATTGTTTCTCATGGTTGCTTCTTGCGGGAATGTAGCGTTGAACACTCTATAGTGGGTGTGCGCTCTCGTTTAGAGTATGGTGTAGAACTTAAG GATACTATGATGATGGGTGCTGACTACTACCAAACAGAATCTGAAATTGCGTCTCTGGTAGCAGAGGGAAAGGTTCCGATTGGTGTTGgacaaaataccaaaatcag GAATTGCATCATTGATAAGAATGCCAAGATAGGAAGAAATGTGGTCATTGCAAATGGTGAT GACATTCAAGAAGGGGATAGGCCAGAAGAAGGGTTTTTCATTCGGTCAGGGATCACTGTCATACTGAAGAATGCAACCATTAAAGATGGAATGGTCATTTAA
- the LOC133870805 gene encoding large ribosomal subunit protein bL31c — MAISLTNTFLQGKPCPPLPITNKVRAIGNYRPVVTCRKKDIHPQFHEDAKVYCNGELVMTTGGTQKDYTVDVWSGNHPFYLGDRSALLIDADQVEKFRKRYGELTQIMDIPVLKGEIILPPKRKAISVKGGKKK, encoded by the exons ATGGCGATAAGTCTGACCAACACGTTCCTCCAAGGAAAGCCTTGTCCACCACTCCCCATCACCAACAAG gtgaGAGCAATTGGGAACTACCGGCCTGTGGTGACGTGCAGGAAGAAGGACATACATCCGCAGTTTCACGAAGACGCGAAGGTGTACTGCAACGGGGAGCTGGTGATGACCACGGGCGGGACCCAGAAGGACTACACGGTGGACGTGTGGTCCGGCAACCACCCCTTCTACCTGGGCGACCGCTCGGCGCTCCTCATCGACGCCGATCAGGTCGAGAAGTTCCGCAAGAGGTACGGCGAGCTCACGCAGATCATGGACATCCCCGTGCTCAAGGGGGAGATTATACTTCCTCCAAAGCGCAAAGCCATT